The proteins below are encoded in one region of Mycobacterium pseudokansasii:
- the prcB gene encoding proteasome subunit beta, whose translation MTWPLPDRLSPKSALSGSAVDLSSFADFLRRQAPELLPASVNGGVYSGTVGGQLPHGTTIVALKYPGGVMIAGDRRSTQGNMIAGRDVKKVYITDDYTATGIAGTAAVAVEFARLYAVELEHYEKLEGVPLTFAGKVNRLAIMVRGNLAAAMQGLVALPLLAGYDIHAPDPQTAGRIVSFDAAGGWNIEEEGYQAVGSGSIFAKSSMKKLYSQVTDADSALRVAVEALYDAADDDSATGGPDLVRGIYPTAVTIGVDGAVDVAESRIAELAREVIGSRSRADTFGPDGGAK comes from the coding sequence GTGACCTGGCCGTTGCCTGATCGCTTGTCCCCTAAATCGGCACTTTCCGGATCCGCTGTAGACCTCTCCTCCTTCGCTGACTTCTTGCGCCGCCAGGCGCCGGAATTGTTGCCGGCAAGTGTCAACGGCGGTGTGTACTCGGGCACCGTCGGCGGGCAGTTGCCGCACGGCACCACCATCGTCGCGTTGAAGTACCCCGGCGGCGTCATGATCGCCGGGGACCGGCGCTCGACCCAGGGCAACATGATCGCCGGGCGCGACGTGAAAAAGGTGTATATCACCGACGACTACACCGCCACCGGTATCGCCGGCACCGCAGCCGTCGCCGTCGAGTTCGCCCGCCTGTACGCCGTCGAACTCGAGCACTACGAGAAGTTGGAAGGGGTGCCGCTGACGTTTGCCGGCAAGGTCAACCGGCTCGCGATCATGGTGCGGGGCAACCTCGCGGCAGCGATGCAAGGACTGGTGGCGCTGCCGTTGCTGGCGGGTTACGACATTCATGCCCCCGACCCGCAGACCGCGGGGCGCATCGTCTCGTTCGACGCCGCCGGCGGCTGGAACATCGAGGAAGAGGGTTACCAGGCGGTGGGCTCGGGATCGATCTTCGCCAAGTCGTCGATGAAGAAGCTGTATTCGCAAGTCACCGACGCCGATTCCGCGTTGCGGGTGGCTGTGGAGGCGCTCTACGACGCCGCCGACGACGACTCGGCCACCGGCGGCCCGGATCTGGTTCGCGGAATTTATCCCACCGCGGTCACCATCGGCGTCGACGGGGCGGTCGACGTCGCGGAAAGCCGCATCGCCGAGCTGGCCCGCGAAGTCATCGGAAGTCGTTCGCGCGCTGATACTTTCGGGCCCGACGGCGGTGCGAAGTGA
- a CDS encoding ubiquitin-like protein Pup, with protein MAQEQTKHGGGGGDDDDFAGSTAAGQERREKLAEETDDLLDEIDDVLEENAEDFVRAYVQKGGQ; from the coding sequence ATGGCTCAGGAGCAGACCAAACATGGCGGTGGCGGCGGAGACGACGACGACTTCGCCGGCAGCACTGCCGCGGGCCAGGAGCGTCGCGAAAAGCTGGCCGAGGAAACCGACGATCTGCTCGATGAGATTGACGACGTGCTCGAGGAGAACGCCGAAGACTTCGTCCGCGCGTACGTCCAAAAGGGCGGACAGTGA
- the dop gene encoding pup deamidase/depupylase — protein MQRIIGTEVEYGISSPSDPTANPILTSTQAVLAYAAAAGIQRAKRTRWDYEVESPLRDARGFDLSRSAGPPPVVDADEVGAANMILTNGARLYVDHAHPEYSAPECTDPLDAVIWDKAGERVMEAAARHVASVPGAAKLQLYKNNVDGKGASYGAHENYLMSRQTPFSAIIAGLTPFLVSRQVVTGSGRVGIGPSGDEPGFQLSQRADYIEVEVGLETTLKRGIINTRDEPHADADRYRRLHVIIGDANLAETSTYLKLGATALVLDLIEEGIDLADLALARPVHAVHAISRDPSLRATVALVDGREMTGLALQRAYLDRVAKLVDSRDPDPRASDIVETWTHVLDLLERDPMECAALLDWPAKLRLLDGFRHRENLSWSAPRLHLVDLQYSDVRLDKGLYNRLVARGSMKRLVSEHQVLEAVDNPPTDTRAYFRGECLRRFGADIAAASWDSVIFDLGGDSLVRIPTLEPLRGSKAHVGALLESVDSAAELVEQLTS, from the coding sequence ATGCAACGGATTATCGGCACGGAGGTCGAGTACGGCATCTCATCGCCGTCGGACCCGACCGCCAACCCGATTCTCACTTCGACGCAGGCGGTGCTGGCCTATGCCGCTGCCGCGGGTATTCAGCGCGCCAAACGCACCCGCTGGGACTACGAGGTCGAATCGCCGCTGCGGGACGCCCGGGGCTTCGACCTGAGCCGCTCGGCCGGGCCGCCGCCCGTGGTCGACGCGGACGAGGTGGGGGCGGCCAACATGATCTTGACCAACGGGGCGCGGCTCTACGTCGACCACGCGCACCCCGAATACTCTGCACCTGAGTGCACCGACCCGCTCGACGCGGTGATCTGGGACAAAGCCGGTGAACGGGTGATGGAGGCGGCCGCGAGGCACGTGGCCAGCGTCCCCGGCGCCGCGAAACTGCAGCTCTACAAGAACAACGTGGACGGCAAAGGCGCGTCCTACGGGGCGCACGAGAACTATTTGATGTCTCGTCAGACGCCGTTCTCGGCCATTATCGCCGGGCTGACGCCATTTCTGGTGTCCCGCCAGGTGGTGACCGGCTCCGGCCGGGTCGGTATCGGGCCCTCCGGCGACGAACCGGGATTCCAGCTGTCGCAGCGCGCCGACTACATCGAGGTCGAGGTGGGGCTGGAGACCACACTGAAACGCGGCATCATCAACACTCGCGACGAACCGCACGCTGATGCTGACCGGTACCGGCGGCTGCACGTCATCATCGGTGATGCCAACCTTGCCGAAACGTCGACCTACCTCAAGCTCGGTGCCACGGCATTGGTGCTCGACCTGATCGAAGAGGGTATCGATCTGGCCGATCTGGCGTTGGCCCGGCCGGTGCACGCGGTCCATGCGATCAGCCGCGACCCGTCACTGCGGGCCACGGTGGCCCTGGTGGATGGCCGCGAAATGACCGGCCTTGCGCTGCAACGGGCGTATCTGGATCGGGTGGCCAAGCTGGTCGACAGCCGCGACCCCGACCCGCGAGCATCCGACATCGTGGAAACCTGGACGCACGTGCTCGACCTGCTCGAGCGCGATCCGATGGAATGTGCCGCGTTGCTGGACTGGCCGGCCAAGCTGCGGCTGCTCGACGGTTTCCGGCACCGGGAGAATCTGAGCTGGTCAGCGCCCCGGTTGCATCTGGTCGACCTGCAGTATTCCGATGTCCGGCTGGACAAGGGCCTGTACAACCGCTTGGTGGCCCGCGGTTCGATGAAACGGCTGGTCAGCGAACACCAGGTGCTCGAGGCGGTGGATAACCCGCCCACCGACACCCGGGCCTACTTCCGCGGCGAATGCCTGCGCAGGTTCGGCGCCGATATCGCCGCCGCCAGCTGGGACTCGGTCATTTTCGACCTCGGCGGTGACTCGCTGGTGCGCATACCCACGCTCGAGCCGCTGCGGGGCAGCAAAGCCCACGTCGGCGCGCTGCTGGAGTCCGTGGACAGCGCCGCCGAACTGGTGGAACAACTCACCAGCTGA
- a CDS encoding DUF2314 domain-containing protein produces the protein MMHDDALNAASQRARSKLPALRALFNNGLAPGGFLLLKAPFDAADGVREWMWVEVSSWTDDAITGFLVNEPASSLDLHAGQTVEVAESTVFDYMHKRSDGVIDGNETERLICSRLN, from the coding sequence ATGATGCATGACGATGCACTCAACGCCGCCAGCCAACGGGCCAGAAGCAAGCTGCCGGCGTTGCGCGCGCTATTCAACAACGGGCTGGCACCCGGTGGATTCCTGCTACTGAAGGCCCCGTTCGACGCCGCGGACGGAGTACGGGAGTGGATGTGGGTCGAGGTCTCGAGCTGGACCGATGACGCGATTACCGGGTTCCTCGTCAACGAACCGGCCAGCAGCCTGGACCTGCATGCGGGCCAGACCGTCGAGGTCGCCGAATCGACAGTCTTTGACTACATGCACAAGCGGAGCGACGGCGTGATCGACGGAAACGAGACCGAGAGACTGATCTGCAGCCGGCTGAATTAG
- the arc gene encoding proteasome ATPase, which translates to MAESERSEAFGTPRDMPLPSTDAAELEQLRREAALLREQLENALAHQNPSRPARDVHQLEARIDSLAARNSKLMETLKEARQQLLALREEVDRLGQPPSGYGVLLATHDDDTVDVFTSGRKMRLTCSPNIDANSLKKGQTVRLNEALTVVEAGRFESVGEISTLREILADGHRALVVGHADEERIVWLAEPLVAEDLPDGIPDALNDDTRPRKLRPGDSLLVDTKAGYAFERIPKAEVEDLVLEEVPDVSYEDIGGLTRQIEQIRDAVELPFLHKELYREYALRPPKGVLLYGPPGCGKTLIAKAVANSLAKKMAEVRGDDAREAKSYFLNIKGPELLNKFVGETERHIRLIFQRAREKASEGTPVIVFFDEMDSIFRTRGTGVSSDVETTVVPQLLSEIDGVEGLENVIVIGASNREDMIDPAILRPGRLDVKIKIERPDAEAAQDIFSKYLTEALPLHADDLAEFGGDRTVCIKAMIEKVVERMYAEIDDNRFLEVTYANGDKEVMYFKDFNSGAMIQNVVDRAKKNAIKSVLETGQPGLRIQHLLDSIVDEFAENEDLPNTTNPDDWARISGKKGERIVYIRTLVTGKSSSASRAIDTESNLGQYL; encoded by the coding sequence ATGGCTGAATCAGAGCGTTCTGAAGCATTCGGGACACCCCGCGATATGCCCCTGCCCAGCACCGATGCTGCCGAACTGGAACAGTTGCGGCGTGAAGCCGCGCTACTGCGCGAGCAACTGGAGAACGCGCTCGCGCACCAGAACCCGTCGCGACCCGCCCGCGATGTGCATCAGCTCGAAGCCCGTATCGACTCTCTTGCCGCGCGCAATTCGAAATTAATGGAAACTCTTAAAGAAGCCCGCCAGCAATTGCTGGCGCTGCGTGAGGAGGTCGACCGGCTGGGGCAGCCGCCCAGCGGCTACGGCGTGCTGCTGGCCACCCACGACGACGACACCGTCGACGTCTTCACATCGGGTCGCAAGATGCGCCTGACATGCTCTCCGAACATCGATGCCAACTCCCTCAAGAAGGGCCAAACGGTCCGGCTCAACGAAGCGTTGACCGTCGTCGAGGCGGGCAGGTTCGAATCGGTAGGCGAGATTTCGACGTTGCGTGAGATCCTCGCCGATGGTCACCGGGCACTGGTGGTCGGCCACGCCGACGAGGAACGCATCGTGTGGCTGGCCGAACCGTTGGTCGCCGAGGACCTGCCCGACGGAATTCCCGACGCTCTCAACGACGACACCCGGCCGCGCAAGCTGCGGCCCGGCGACTCGCTGCTGGTCGACACCAAAGCGGGATACGCCTTCGAGCGCATTCCCAAGGCCGAGGTCGAGGACCTGGTGCTGGAAGAGGTGCCGGACGTCAGCTACGAGGACATCGGCGGCTTGACTCGCCAGATCGAGCAGATCCGCGATGCGGTGGAACTACCCTTCCTACACAAGGAGTTGTACCGCGAGTACGCGCTGCGCCCGCCCAAGGGTGTGTTGCTGTACGGCCCGCCCGGCTGCGGTAAGACCTTGATCGCCAAGGCGGTGGCCAACTCGCTGGCCAAGAAGATGGCCGAGGTTCGCGGTGACGACGCCCGCGAGGCCAAGTCCTACTTCCTCAACATCAAGGGCCCCGAGTTGCTGAACAAGTTCGTCGGCGAGACCGAGCGCCACATCCGGCTGATCTTCCAGCGGGCCCGGGAGAAGGCCTCCGAAGGCACGCCGGTGATCGTGTTCTTCGATGAGATGGATTCGATCTTCCGCACCCGCGGTACCGGTGTGTCCTCTGATGTCGAGACGACGGTGGTTCCGCAGCTGCTGAGCGAGATCGACGGGGTGGAAGGGCTGGAGAACGTCATCGTGATCGGCGCCTCCAACCGGGAGGACATGATCGACCCGGCGATCCTGCGGCCCGGACGCCTGGACGTGAAGATCAAGATCGAGCGTCCGGATGCCGAAGCGGCGCAAGACATCTTCTCGAAGTACCTGACCGAGGCGCTGCCGCTGCACGCCGACGACCTCGCCGAGTTCGGCGGCGACCGCACCGTCTGCATCAAGGCGATGATCGAGAAAGTCGTCGAGCGGATGTACGCCGAGATCGACGACAACCGGTTCCTGGAGGTCACCTACGCCAACGGTGACAAGGAAGTCATGTACTTCAAGGACTTCAACTCCGGGGCGATGATCCAAAACGTTGTCGACCGGGCCAAGAAGAACGCGATCAAGTCGGTGCTCGAGACGGGCCAACCGGGGCTGCGGATCCAGCATTTGCTCGACTCGATCGTCGACGAGTTCGCCGAGAACGAGGACCTGCCCAACACCACCAACCCCGATGACTGGGCGCGGATTTCGGGCAAGAAGGGCGAGCGGATCGTCTACATCCGCACCCTGGTCACCGGCAAGTCGTCGAGCGCCAGCCGCGCCATCGACACCGAGTCGAACCTGGGCCAGTACCTGTAA
- a CDS encoding DUF503 domain-containing protein, whose translation MWIGWLEFDVLLGDVRSLKQKRSVVRPVVAELQRKFSVSAAETGSRDLYRRAGIGVATVSGDRSHAVDVLDAAERLVAAHPELELLSVRRGLHRSDD comes from the coding sequence ATGTGGATCGGCTGGCTCGAATTCGACGTGCTGCTGGGCGACGTGCGGTCACTGAAACAAAAGCGGTCGGTGGTTCGTCCCGTTGTCGCCGAACTGCAGCGCAAGTTCAGCGTGTCCGCCGCCGAGACGGGCTCGCGAGATCTCTACCGTCGCGCCGGCATCGGAGTGGCCACGGTGTCAGGCGACCGCAGTCACGCCGTCGACGTCCTCGACGCGGCCGAACGGTTGGTCGCCGCACACCCCGAGTTGGAGTTGCTGTCGGTGCGCCGGGGTCTGCACCGCAGTGACGATTAG
- the trmI gene encoding tRNA (adenine(58)-N(1))-methyltransferase TrmI codes for MPATGPFTAGERVQLTDAKGRHYTMVLTAGNEFHTHRGSIAHDAVIGLQQGSVVKSSNGAPFLVLRPLLVDYVMSMPRGPQVIYPKDAAQIVHEGDIFPGARVLEAGAGSGALTLSLLRAVGPEGRVISYEQRADHAEHACRNVTNFYGGAPQNWRLIVGDVADSDLPDGSLDRAVLDMLAPWEVLDAVSRLVSAGGVLVIYVATVTQLSTVVEALRAQQLWTEPRSWETLQRGWNVVGLAVRPQHSMRGHTAFLVAARRLAPGAVAPAPLGRKRPGRDG; via the coding sequence GTGCCAGCAACCGGTCCCTTCACCGCCGGCGAACGCGTTCAGCTGACCGACGCCAAGGGCCGCCACTACACGATGGTGCTCACCGCGGGCAACGAGTTCCACACCCACCGCGGATCGATCGCTCACGATGCGGTGATCGGGCTGCAGCAGGGCAGCGTGGTCAAATCCAGCAACGGTGCCCCGTTTCTGGTGCTGCGTCCGCTGCTGGTCGACTACGTGATGTCGATGCCGCGTGGGCCACAGGTGATCTACCCCAAAGACGCCGCGCAGATCGTCCATGAGGGCGACATCTTTCCGGGCGCCCGGGTGCTCGAAGCCGGCGCCGGGTCCGGCGCGCTGACCCTGTCGTTGTTGCGGGCGGTCGGGCCCGAGGGTCGGGTGATCTCCTACGAGCAGCGCGCCGACCATGCCGAGCACGCCTGTCGCAACGTGACGAATTTCTATGGTGGGGCTCCGCAGAACTGGCGCCTGATCGTCGGCGACGTCGCCGACTCCGACCTGCCCGACGGCTCGCTCGACCGGGCCGTGCTGGACATGCTGGCGCCCTGGGAGGTGCTGGACGCGGTGTCGCGGCTGGTGTCGGCCGGCGGGGTGCTGGTGATCTACGTGGCCACCGTCACCCAACTTTCGACGGTCGTGGAGGCGCTGCGGGCCCAACAACTTTGGACCGAACCACGATCGTGGGAGACGCTGCAGCGCGGCTGGAACGTCGTCGGGCTGGCCGTGCGGCCGCAACATTCGATGCGCGGCCACACCGCATTCCTGGTGGCCGCACGCCGACTGGCTCCCGGAGCCGTCGCGCCGGCACCGCTTGGCCGCAAGCGCCCGGGACGTGACGGTTAG
- a CDS encoding RecB family exonuclease — MTDQLTPRADLGIRPALSPSRAADFKQCPLLYRFRAIDRLPEAPSAPQLRGSVVHAALEQLYALPAVQRVPETARSLVESAWEQVIAGEPDLAGGLRPQELLDEARALLSGYYRLEDPTRFDPQCCEHRVEVELADGTLLRGYIDRIDVAATGELRVVDYKTGKAPPAARALAEFKALFQMKFYGVALFRSRGVLPARLRLIYLADGQVLDYSPDRDELLRFEKTLMAIWRAIQSAGKSGDFRPNPSRLCDWCPHQAHCPAFGGTPPRYPGWPNHPSADTVSRPSEPAA; from the coding sequence ATGACGGACCAGCTAACACCCCGCGCGGATCTGGGGATCCGGCCGGCGCTGTCACCGTCGCGCGCGGCCGACTTCAAGCAATGCCCGCTGCTGTACCGGTTCCGGGCGATCGACCGGCTACCCGAGGCCCCATCGGCGCCACAGCTACGCGGATCGGTCGTGCACGCCGCACTCGAACAGCTCTACGCACTGCCCGCGGTGCAGCGCGTCCCGGAGACCGCGCGGTCGCTGGTCGAGTCGGCCTGGGAGCAGGTGATCGCCGGCGAGCCCGACCTGGCCGGTGGCCTGCGACCACAGGAACTGCTCGACGAGGCACGCGCCTTGCTGTCGGGGTACTACCGGCTGGAGGACCCGACACGGTTCGACCCGCAATGTTGCGAGCACCGCGTGGAGGTGGAGCTGGCCGACGGCACGCTGTTGCGCGGCTATATCGACCGGATCGACGTCGCCGCCACCGGCGAGTTGCGGGTGGTCGACTACAAGACGGGTAAGGCGCCGCCGGCCGCACGAGCGCTGGCCGAGTTCAAGGCACTGTTCCAGATGAAGTTCTACGGGGTGGCGCTGTTTCGGTCGCGTGGCGTGCTGCCCGCCCGGCTGCGCCTGATCTACCTGGCCGACGGCCAGGTGCTGGACTACTCGCCGGACCGTGACGAGCTGCTGCGTTTCGAGAAGACGTTGATGGCGATCTGGCGTGCGATCCAATCCGCGGGCAAGTCAGGAGATTTCCGTCCGAATCCGTCCCGGCTGTGCGATTGGTGTCCGCACCAGGCGCATTGCCCGGCCTTCGGCGGAACGCCGCCGCGATACCCCGGTTGGCCGAATCATCCGAGCGCCGATACCGTTTCGCGCCCGAGCGAACCGGCGGCATGA
- a CDS encoding thioesterase family protein — protein MNGCFYRRLGGDGEYQVFDSSDYTRSNWNPEIQHGSPPLALLTKLIEELSADSGLRIGRLGLDILGAIPVAPVRARAWVERPGSRVCLTVAELRADRADGSTRAVARVTAWLMAVSDTADVASERYPPVVEASAEALPAVFADAGGYFDAINWRPQQSDGQSGAVSWFTPTAHIVDTDPTTALQRLAAVVDCANGVGAVLDPNRFVFMNTDTVVHLHRLPAGDDFALRARASVGPDGVGVTTAEVYDKTGFLGTSAQTLLVQRRCPADPMVATRR, from the coding sequence ATGAACGGTTGCTTCTACCGTCGCCTCGGCGGCGACGGTGAATACCAGGTCTTCGACTCCAGCGACTACACGCGAAGCAACTGGAATCCCGAAATCCAGCATGGCTCACCCCCGTTGGCGCTTCTGACCAAGCTGATCGAAGAGTTGTCCGCGGACTCGGGGCTGCGGATCGGCAGGCTGGGCCTCGACATTCTCGGAGCGATCCCGGTGGCCCCGGTGCGGGCCAGGGCCTGGGTAGAACGCCCGGGGTCGCGGGTCTGCCTGACGGTCGCCGAGCTGCGCGCCGATCGCGCGGACGGATCCACCCGGGCGGTGGCCCGGGTGACGGCATGGCTGATGGCGGTCAGTGACACCGCCGACGTCGCATCAGAGCGGTATCCGCCGGTGGTGGAAGCATCCGCCGAGGCCCTTCCGGCCGTCTTCGCCGACGCCGGCGGCTATTTCGATGCGATCAACTGGCGCCCCCAACAGTCCGACGGGCAATCGGGCGCCGTGTCCTGGTTCACCCCAACGGCTCACATCGTCGACACCGACCCCACTACGGCGCTGCAGCGGCTTGCGGCCGTGGTGGACTGCGCCAACGGTGTCGGTGCGGTCCTGGACCCGAATCGGTTCGTTTTCATGAACACCGACACCGTGGTGCACCTGCATCGACTTCCAGCCGGTGACGATTTCGCGCTGCGCGCTCGCGCATCGGTCGGCCCCGACGGCGTGGGTGTGACCACCGCTGAGGTCTACGACAAGACCGGCTTCCTCGGCACCTCGGCCCAGACGCTCCTCGTCCAGCGCCGGTGCCCAGCTGATCCGATGGTGGCGACCCGCCGCTAG
- a CDS encoding FAD-containing oxidoreductase, producing MTRRFDSIIVGAGQAGPPLAGRLTAAGEQVAVVERKLIGGTCVNNGCIPTKTLVASAHAAHVARRGAEYGIGTGPVSVDMAKVKARKDAVMLNDRKGVEDWLESMDGCTVIRDHARFEDPHTLRVGDELLHADRFFLNVGGRAVAPSIPGLSDVDYLTNVSILELDTLPQHLVIVGGSYIALEFAQMYRRFGAQVTVVERGPRLASREDEDVSASIREILEAEGIGVVVNADDVRIAKNSNGFELTPSAGATPLHGSHLLMAVGRQPNTDDLGLEAAGVQTDARGYITVDDQLKTNVDHIWALGDCNGKGAFTHTSYNDFEIVAANLLDDDPRRVSDRILTYALYIDPPLGRAGMTVAQVRASGRKALVGKLPMTKVGRAVEKGETQGFMKIVVDADTHEILGAAILGVGGDEVIHAILDVMSAKAPYTTLSRTMHIHPTVSELVPTMLQEMEPLG from the coding sequence ATGACGCGGCGATTCGACTCGATCATCGTCGGCGCCGGCCAGGCCGGTCCGCCACTGGCGGGCCGGCTGACCGCTGCGGGTGAGCAGGTCGCCGTCGTGGAGCGCAAGCTGATCGGCGGCACCTGCGTCAACAACGGCTGCATCCCGACCAAAACGCTGGTGGCCAGTGCCCACGCGGCCCACGTGGCCCGTCGCGGCGCCGAATACGGGATCGGCACCGGACCGGTCAGCGTGGACATGGCCAAAGTCAAGGCACGCAAGGACGCCGTCATGCTCAACGACCGCAAGGGCGTCGAGGACTGGCTGGAAAGCATGGACGGCTGCACCGTAATCCGCGACCACGCCCGGTTCGAGGATCCGCACACCTTGCGGGTCGGTGATGAGCTGCTGCACGCCGACCGGTTCTTCCTCAATGTCGGTGGCCGGGCGGTCGCGCCCAGCATCCCCGGGCTTTCCGACGTCGACTACCTCACCAACGTCTCCATCCTCGAACTCGACACGCTGCCGCAGCATCTCGTGATCGTCGGCGGCAGCTACATCGCGCTCGAGTTCGCCCAGATGTATCGCCGCTTCGGAGCCCAGGTCACCGTCGTGGAGCGCGGCCCACGGCTGGCGTCCAGGGAGGACGAGGATGTCTCGGCGAGCATTAGAGAGATCCTCGAAGCCGAGGGAATCGGTGTCGTCGTCAACGCTGATGACGTGCGAATTGCAAAGAACAGCAACGGCTTCGAGCTGACACCGAGTGCTGGTGCCACGCCGCTTCACGGTAGCCACCTGCTGATGGCAGTGGGACGGCAACCCAACACCGACGACCTGGGTCTTGAAGCGGCCGGTGTGCAGACCGACGCGCGCGGCTACATCACCGTCGACGATCAGCTCAAGACCAATGTCGACCACATCTGGGCGCTGGGTGACTGTAATGGCAAGGGCGCCTTCACCCATACGTCGTACAACGATTTCGAGATCGTGGCCGCCAACCTGCTCGATGACGACCCGCGTCGGGTCAGCGACCGCATCCTCACCTACGCCCTCTATATTGATCCGCCGCTGGGGCGCGCCGGAATGACCGTCGCTCAGGTTCGCGCGTCGGGCCGCAAGGCGCTGGTCGGCAAGCTACCGATGACCAAGGTCGGCAGAGCCGTGGAAAAGGGTGAGACGCAGGGGTTTATGAAGATCGTGGTGGATGCCGACACCCACGAGATCCTCGGCGCGGCCATCCTCGGCGTCGGTGGCGACGAGGTCATTCATGCCATTTTGGACGTCATGTCCGCCAAAGCGCCCTACACCACGCTGTCGCGCACGATGCACATCCATCCCACGGTCAGCGAGCTCGTTCCCACGATGCTGCAGGAGATGGAGCCGCTCGGCTAG
- a CDS encoding membrane protein yields the protein MTHVLVLVLALLIGVVAGLRSVTAPAAVSWAAFLGWINLNGTWASWVGNIVTVVTLSVLAVAELVNDKLPKTPPRTAAPVFAVRIILGGFAGAVIGTAWGYKFGGLGAGVVGAVLGTLGGYHARRRLVAAGGGRDLPIALLEDSVAVLGGFAIVASAAAL from the coding sequence GTGACGCACGTACTCGTCCTCGTCTTGGCTTTGTTGATCGGTGTGGTCGCCGGGTTGCGATCGGTGACCGCTCCCGCGGCAGTCTCCTGGGCCGCTTTCCTCGGCTGGATCAACCTCAACGGCACCTGGGCATCGTGGGTGGGCAACATCGTGACGGTGGTGACCCTCAGTGTTCTTGCGGTCGCCGAACTGGTCAACGACAAGCTCCCCAAGACACCGCCGCGTACCGCCGCGCCGGTGTTTGCGGTGCGGATCATCCTGGGCGGGTTTGCCGGCGCGGTGATCGGCACTGCCTGGGGTTACAAGTTCGGCGGACTCGGTGCCGGGGTTGTCGGAGCGGTGCTGGGCACGTTGGGCGGCTATCACGCGCGCCGACGATTGGTGGCCGCCGGCGGCGGCCGTGACCTGCCGATCGCACTGCTCGAGGATTCGGTGGCCGTCTTGGGCGGATTCGCCATCGTGGCATCGGCGGCCGCGCTATGA
- the hisG gene encoding ATP phosphoribosyltransferase has protein sequence MLRVAVPNKGALSEPATEILAEAGYRRRTDPKDLTVIDPANNVEFFFLRPKDIAIYVGSGQLDFGITGRDLVCDSDAPVRERLALGFGSSSFRYAGPAERDWTTADLAGKRIATAYPNLVRKDLAAKGIEATVIRLDGAVEISVQLGVADAIADVVGSGRTLSLHNLVAFGEPLCDSEAVLIEGADRDGAEHSEARDQLVARVQGVVFGQQYLMLDYDCPRAVLDRATAITPGLESPTIAPLADPDWVAVRALAPRRGVNGVMDELAAIGAKAILASDIRFCRF, from the coding sequence ATGTTACGCGTGGCCGTTCCCAACAAGGGTGCGTTGAGCGAACCGGCCACCGAGATCCTGGCCGAGGCCGGCTACCGGCGCCGTACCGACCCCAAAGACCTGACCGTCATCGACCCGGCCAACAACGTCGAGTTCTTCTTCCTGCGGCCCAAAGACATAGCCATCTACGTGGGTTCGGGGCAGCTCGACTTCGGGATCACCGGCCGCGACCTGGTCTGCGATTCCGACGCGCCGGTACGGGAACGATTGGCCCTGGGGTTCGGGTCGTCGAGTTTTCGCTACGCCGGTCCCGCCGAGCGGGATTGGACGACGGCTGACTTGGCCGGAAAGCGGATCGCCACCGCGTATCCAAATCTCGTCCGAAAAGACTTGGCTGCCAAGGGTATTGAAGCAACCGTCATCCGGCTCGACGGCGCCGTGGAGATCTCGGTGCAACTCGGCGTGGCCGACGCCATCGCCGACGTGGTGGGCTCCGGTCGCACCCTGAGCCTGCACAATCTGGTGGCGTTCGGTGAGCCGCTGTGTGATTCGGAGGCGGTGCTCATCGAAGGCGCCGACCGCGACGGCGCCGAGCACAGCGAGGCGCGCGATCAGTTGGTCGCCCGGGTACAGGGTGTGGTGTTCGGTCAGCAGTACCTGATGCTGGACTACGACTGTCCGCGCGCAGTGCTGGACCGGGCCACCGCGATCACGCCCGGACTGGAGTCGCCGACGATTGCTCCGCTTGCCGACCCGGACTGGGTCGCAGTCCGTGCGCTGGCGCCGCGCCGCGGCGTCAACGGCGTCATGGACGAGCTTGCCGCCATCGGGGCCAAAGCGATTCTGGCCTCCGATATCAGGTTCTGCCGATTCTGA
- a CDS encoding phosphoribosyl-ATP diphosphatase, whose amino-acid sequence MEQSLAVKTFEDLFAELGDRARTRPAGSATVAALDAGVHWLGKKILEEAGEVWLAAEHETNDALAEEISQLLYWTQVLMISRGLGLDDVYRKL is encoded by the coding sequence ATGGAACAATCGCTGGCCGTGAAGACCTTCGAGGATCTGTTCGCCGAACTCGGCGATCGTGCCCGCACCCGGCCCGCCGGCAGCGCTACCGTAGCCGCGCTGGACGCCGGGGTGCATTGGCTGGGCAAGAAGATCCTGGAGGAAGCCGGCGAGGTGTGGCTGGCCGCCGAGCACGAAACCAACGACGCCTTGGCCGAGGAGATCAGCCAATTGCTGTATTGGACGCAGGTGCTGATGATCTCCCGCGGGCTGGGCCTCGACGACGTCTACCGGAAACTGTGA